The following nucleotide sequence is from Dehalogenimonas sp. THU2.
CTACGATGGGTCGTTCTAGGCCTAAGACTGAACACTGAGGCGTGTAGTCATGACTGAAGTTACGGCCATTCCGGAGTACTACCTGACCCCGGGACATATCAGTGAATTTGCGTCCAACATCAAGGCGATGCATGGTGTGGACGCCAATATGTGTTTCCAATGCAGCAAGTGTACCAGCGGCTGTCCCCTGGCCGAATTCATGGATATGACCCCAACACAGGTGATCCACGCCGTCCGGCTGGGTCTCAAGGATGTCGTCCTCAACACCAACACCTACTGGCTTTGCGTGGCTTGCGGTACCTGTACCGGCCGTTGTCCTCAGGAGACGGGTCTGCTCAAGATCATGGATGCGCTGGCCAATATCGCCATCCGCGAGGGTATCACGCCCAGGGAACCGGCGATAGCTGAGTTCTACAAGACCGGCCTTTCCAATATCAAACGCTTCGGCATGATGTATGAAGCCGGCGTGGCCGGCATGTTGAGCCTCAAGACCGGCACTCTTGGCCGGGATATGGGCATGGGTGTTCGCATGCTCCAAAAGGGTAAGCTTGATTTGGTTCCCCACTTCCAGAATTCCGGCGAGATGAAAAAACTGTTCAAAAAAGTGGCAAAAAAAGAGCAGGAGATGGCCGGGTCATGAAGTACGCTTATTACAACAGCTGCTCCCTTCGCTCCACCGGCAAAGAATACAACAACTCTTTACAGCACGTTTTCAAGGCTTTGGACATTGAACTCGAGGAACCCAAAAACTGGATATGCTGCGGCTCGACGCTGGCGCACAACGCTTCGGTGCTGCTGGCGGATATCCTGCCGCTAAAGAATCTCGCCGAGATCGACAAGATGGGCCTCAAAGAAGTCATGGTCCCGTGCACCGCCTGTTATAACCGCTTTAAAATCGCCCAGTCTGAAGAAAAGGGTGATCTGCGCCTCGAGCATGAGATAGAGGCGATTATCGAGCATAAATTTGAACGCCCGGTGTCGGTGCTGCACCCGCTGGAGATTCTCGCCTCGGAGGAGAACCTTGCCCGGCTGAAAAGCCTGGTTAAACGCGATCTGTCCCATCTGAAAGTGGTCAGCTACTACGGCTGCCTGCTCGTGCGTCCTCATAAGGAAACCGGGTTCAAGGATAACCCGGAATACCCGGTGACCATGGACAGGATACTTAACGCCGTGGGCATCCAGACCTTGGACTGGTCCCACAAGGTGGAATGCTGCGGCGGTTCCCTTGCCATAACCCGGCCTGACGCCGTGATGAAACTGACATCCAAGATTCTGGACGACGCGATGGCGGTCGGCGCCGTGGCGGTGGCGGTACCCTGCACCTTCTGTCAATTGAACCTCGATATCCGGCAGGAAGATCTGGCCAAACAGGGCAAAGTCTACGATATGCCGGTTTATTATTTTACAGAACTCATTGCCCTGGCTCTCGGGGTGCCGGAAAAGGACCTGATGCTGGGCAAGCATTTTGTCGAATCTGAAAAAGTTCTGGCGAGGACGACCTAGCATGGTGGATAAGACCAAAATCGGATCCGCGCTGGTGATCGGCGGCGGTGTCGGCGGCATGCAGACGGCGCTTGATCTGGCCGAGGCCGGCATCAAGGTTTATCTGTTGGATGAGGCGCCGGCTATCGGTGGCAAGATGGTCCAGCTGGACAAGACCTTCCCCACCAACGATTGCGCCATGTGTACGGTATCGCCCCGGCTGGTAAGTATCGATCGGCACCTCAATATCGAGCTCATCACCAACGCTCATGTGTTGAGTTACCAGGGCGAGGCCGGCAATTACCGGGTGAAAGTCCTTAAAAAAGCCCGGTTTGTCGATGAATCCAAGTGCACCGGGTGCAATGTCTGTATCGAAAAATGCCCGGCCAAAACGGCCAACGAATTTGACCACGGTCTGTCCAAGCGTAAGGCTATCTATACCCTCTACGCCCAGGGGGTGCCTAACGTGCCCGCCATCAACAAGGACAGCTGTATCTACTTTAAAAAGGGCAAGGGCTGCCGCGCCTGTGAAAAGTTCTGCGAGGCCGGGGCGATCCTCCTGGATCAGCAGGATGAAGAACTTGAACTCAATGTCGGCGCCGTGGTGCTGGCCCCGGGTTACGATCTCTTCGATGCCGCAGAAAAGCCCCAACTGGGCTACGGGCGCTATCCGGATGTGCTTACCAGTCTCCAGTTCGAGCGCATGCTTTCGGCCTCCGGACCCTTTGCCGGGCAGGTGATGCGCCCTTCCAACAAACAGTTGCCGCACAAGGTGGCCTTCATCCAGTGTGTCGGTTCCCGCGAGACATCTGCTGATTTCTGTTCCGCTGTATGCTGCATGTATGCTACCAAAGAGGCACTTATCCTCAAGGAGCACCACCCGGAGATAGACGTCGCCATCTTCTACATCGATCTTCGCGCTTACGGCAAGGGTTTTGAATCCTATTATGAACGCGCCAAAAAAGCCGGGGTGCGCTACGTCCGCTGCCAGCCATCGTCGCTCAAACAGATACCGTCTAATAACGAAGTCCTTATCCGCTACCAGGACAAACAGGGCCGTTTGCAGGAAGAGAACTTTGAACTGGTGATGCTGTCCTGCGGCCTCAGGCCGGCCAAAGCGGGTCAGGCACTGGCTGATGTATTCGATGTCAGGTTGACCTCCGACGGCTTTTGCCTGACCGACGGTTTGGATCCGGTTGGTACCTCCAAAGAGGGCATCTATGCCGTCGGAGCGTTCACCGGACCCAAGGATATTCCGGATACGGTGATCCAGGCCGGAGCGGCGGCTTCACGGGTGCTGGCGCTATTAGCTGAAAAGAGAGGCGAACTGCTGACCGAGCGAACTTATCCCGAGGAGAGATCTTCGGTTGACGCCTCGCTACGCATCGGCGTTTTCGTCTGTCACTGCGGTAAGAACATCTCCTCGGTGGTCAACATACCTGAAGTCGTCGATTATGCCGGGACTATCCCTGACGTGGCCTACGTCACCGATACCCTCTTTGCCTGCGCCACCGATGCCGGAGAGAAGATCAAGCAGGCCATCATCGAGCATGAACTGAACCGGGTGATCATCGCCGCCTGCACCCCCCGCACCCATGAGGGCCTTTTCCAGGACACCATGCGTGAGGTGGGACTCAATCCCTACCTCATGGAGATAGCCAATATCCGCAACCAGTGCTCCTGGGTGCACATGAACCAGCCGGTCGAAGCCACCGCCAAGGCAAAAGACATAATCCGGCTGGCAGCCGTTAAGGTTTCCCACCTGAAACCGCTCTACCCGGGTAATGTACCTGTGTCCAATGACGGATTGGTCATCGGCGGTGGGTTGGCCGGCATGACAGCGGCGCTAGGTCTGGCCGATGCCGGTTACAAAACCTGGCTGCTGGAAAAATCCGATGAGCTGGGCGGTAACTTAAAGAGAGTGAAGTTCGGCGAGCCCAGTGAGGAACCACAGGCCAAGCTCAGGGAGTTGGTCGAACGGATCAAGCTCCATCCGAATATCGAATTGCAATATAACGCGGCGGTGACGGCCTTCGAAGGATCGGCTGGCAATTTCGTGGTGGATTTTGAGACCGCCGGAGAAAAACGGCAGGTCAAAGCCGGCGCGGTTATCGTAGCCACCGGCGCCTCCGAGCATCAGCCGGTCGAGTACCTGTACGGACAAAACGACAGGGTCGTTACCCAGCTGGAACTGGAAGAGAAACTGGCGGTCGAAAAAATCGACGCCCGGACCGTGGTGATGATCCAGTGTGTCGGTTCCCGGGACGATGCCCATCCTTATTGCAGCCGTTTATGCTGCGTTCAGGCGATCAAGAATGCCATCAAGCTCAAGGCACGTCAGCCGGAGACGGAGGTGTTTATCCTCTACCGGGACATCAGGGCTTACAGCCTCCATGAGGCTGAATACAGCCGTGCCCGTAAACTGGGGGTGCGTTTCCTGCGGTATGATGCTGATCAAAAGCCGGTGGTGACCGCAGACGGCGGTAAACTCAAGGTATCGGTCGTCGATCCGGTATTGAAGGC
It contains:
- a CDS encoding 4Fe-4S dicluster domain-containing protein; amino-acid sequence: MTEVTAIPEYYLTPGHISEFASNIKAMHGVDANMCFQCSKCTSGCPLAEFMDMTPTQVIHAVRLGLKDVVLNTNTYWLCVACGTCTGRCPQETGLLKIMDALANIAIREGITPREPAIAEFYKTGLSNIKRFGMMYEAGVAGMLSLKTGTLGRDMGMGVRMLQKGKLDLVPHFQNSGEMKKLFKKVAKKEQEMAGS
- a CDS encoding CoB--CoM heterodisulfide reductase iron-sulfur subunit B family protein, whose translation is MKYAYYNSCSLRSTGKEYNNSLQHVFKALDIELEEPKNWICCGSTLAHNASVLLADILPLKNLAEIDKMGLKEVMVPCTACYNRFKIAQSEEKGDLRLEHEIEAIIEHKFERPVSVLHPLEILASEENLARLKSLVKRDLSHLKVVSYYGCLLVRPHKETGFKDNPEYPVTMDRILNAVGIQTLDWSHKVECCGGSLAITRPDAVMKLTSKILDDAMAVGAVAVAVPCTFCQLNLDIRQEDLAKQGKVYDMPVYYFTELIALALGVPEKDLMLGKHFVESEKVLARTT
- a CDS encoding FAD-dependent oxidoreductase, producing the protein MVDKTKIGSALVIGGGVGGMQTALDLAEAGIKVYLLDEAPAIGGKMVQLDKTFPTNDCAMCTVSPRLVSIDRHLNIELITNAHVLSYQGEAGNYRVKVLKKARFVDESKCTGCNVCIEKCPAKTANEFDHGLSKRKAIYTLYAQGVPNVPAINKDSCIYFKKGKGCRACEKFCEAGAILLDQQDEELELNVGAVVLAPGYDLFDAAEKPQLGYGRYPDVLTSLQFERMLSASGPFAGQVMRPSNKQLPHKVAFIQCVGSRETSADFCSAVCCMYATKEALILKEHHPEIDVAIFYIDLRAYGKGFESYYERAKKAGVRYVRCQPSSLKQIPSNNEVLIRYQDKQGRLQEENFELVMLSCGLRPAKAGQALADVFDVRLTSDGFCLTDGLDPVGTSKEGIYAVGAFTGPKDIPDTVIQAGAAASRVLALLAEKRGELLTERTYPEERSSVDASLRIGVFVCHCGKNISSVVNIPEVVDYAGTIPDVAYVTDTLFACATDAGEKIKQAIIEHELNRVIIAACTPRTHEGLFQDTMREVGLNPYLMEIANIRNQCSWVHMNQPVEATAKAKDIIRLAAVKVSHLKPLYPGNVPVSNDGLVIGGGLAGMTAALGLADAGYKTWLLEKSDELGGNLKRVKFGEPSEEPQAKLRELVERIKLHPNIELQYNAAVTAFEGSAGNFVVDFETAGEKRQVKAGAVIVATGASEHQPVEYLYGQNDRVVTQLELEEKLAVEKIDARTVVMIQCVGSRDDAHPYCSRLCCVQAIKNAIKLKARQPETEVFILYRDIRAYSLHEAEYSRARKLGVRFLRYDADQKPVVTADGGKLKVSVVDPVLKAKLSIPADLLVLSAGVVPDAEQGLAKLMKLPHSEDGFLMEAHIKLRPVESPVEGVFLAGLAHSPKLADESIAQAGAAAAKAAAILSRNTIQLEACVSEVLDENCDGCAYCVDPCPYDAIKLIEYASKGALKKTVEPDPAKCHGCGVCMATCPKKGIMVKNFYLDELSDMVATILTPA